One Flagellimonas sp. CMM7 genomic region harbors:
- the lpxD gene encoding UDP-3-O-(3-hydroxymyristoyl)glucosamine N-acyltransferase: MKFPRTYTLREISEIINTEFVGYSDFPVHGMNEIHVVEQGDIVFVDHPKYYDKALESKASVVLINKKVECPEGKALLISDDPFRDFNKLTHFFKPFKSASSSIAETAEIGDGTIIQPNTFIGNHVKIGKNCVIHANVSIYDNCVIGDNVTIHSGTVLGADAFYYKNRPEGFDKLLSGGRVIIEDNVDIGASCTIDRGVTGDTTIKHGSKLDNQIQIGHDTVIGQKCLIASHTGIAGCVVVEDEVTLWGQVGVISGITIGKGAVVYAQSGIAESLEGGKTYFGSPATNARAKMKELATIKNLPSLLKNAKRNSK, encoded by the coding sequence ATGAAATTCCCTAGAACTTATACTTTAAGAGAAATATCAGAAATAATTAATACTGAGTTTGTTGGATATTCAGATTTCCCAGTGCATGGTATGAATGAAATCCATGTAGTGGAGCAAGGTGATATCGTTTTTGTAGATCATCCGAAGTATTATGACAAAGCGCTGGAATCTAAGGCATCTGTAGTTCTCATCAACAAAAAAGTTGAATGCCCAGAGGGAAAAGCTCTTTTAATTTCTGATGATCCATTTAGAGATTTCAATAAGCTTACTCATTTTTTTAAACCTTTTAAAAGTGCTTCCAGTTCAATAGCAGAAACAGCAGAAATTGGAGACGGTACTATAATTCAACCCAACACCTTTATTGGCAATCACGTAAAAATCGGAAAGAACTGTGTTATCCATGCCAATGTTTCCATTTATGATAATTGTGTTATTGGTGATAATGTTACCATTCACAGTGGAACGGTGCTTGGAGCGGATGCTTTTTATTATAAAAATAGACCTGAAGGGTTCGACAAGTTACTTTCTGGAGGAAGAGTTATTATAGAGGATAATGTAGATATAGGTGCGTCTTGCACCATTGATAGGGGAGTCACAGGAGACACCACCATAAAACATGGGTCTAAATTAGACAATCAGATACAAATTGGACATGATACCGTAATAGGTCAAAAATGTCTGATTGCTTCCCATACGGGAATAGCTGGCTGTGTAGTTGTTGAAGATGAGGTAACCCTTTGGGGACAAGTTGGAGTAATTAGTGGAATTACCATTGGCAAGGGAGCAGTGGTGTATGCACAATCCGGTATTGCGGAAAGTTTGGAAGGTGGAAAAACTTATTTTGGTAGCCCGGCAACAAATGCTAGGGCAAAAATGAAAGAATTGGCAACTATAAAAAACCTTCCTTCATTACTTAAGAATGCCAAAAGAAATAGCAAATAA
- a CDS encoding HD domain-containing protein, whose product MAQTNKLKVFNDPIYGFIGTPNELIFSLIAHPYFQRLRRISQMGMSYLVYPGAHHTRFHHALGSMHLMTKAIQILKWKNIEISPDEETGLLCAILLHDIGHGPFSHALEGFVIPNLSHEEISLEFMKELNREFNSGLDTAIAIFKGEYPKPFMNQLVSSQLDMDRLDYLKRDSFYSGVTEGNINSERLISMLNVVDGHLVVEEKGIYAVEKFLMARRFMYWQVYLHKTGLVAEQLLVRIMRRSRELLEMGKELEGSQAFLFFLGKNTAINFSSQMLEKFAQLDDIDIMSAIKSWQFHDDFVLSRMCKMLLNRTLLNVKIKNKPIDSQKLEEKLNDVVQNHGITKEEAEYFVFGGEITNKAYSENHQTINILKKSGKVTDVLKESDQLSLKALSKTVTKYYSCYPKEPV is encoded by the coding sequence TTGGCTCAAACCAATAAGCTTAAAGTCTTTAACGATCCAATTTACGGTTTTATTGGAACTCCAAATGAACTTATTTTTAGTCTAATAGCTCATCCATACTTTCAAAGATTGCGAAGGATTTCGCAAATGGGCATGTCTTATCTGGTTTACCCCGGTGCGCACCATACAAGATTTCATCATGCGCTTGGGAGTATGCATCTGATGACCAAAGCAATACAGATCCTCAAATGGAAAAATATTGAGATTAGCCCAGATGAAGAAACAGGCTTGCTTTGTGCTATTTTATTGCATGATATTGGACACGGTCCCTTTTCCCATGCACTGGAAGGGTTTGTAATTCCAAATTTAAGCCATGAAGAAATCTCTTTGGAGTTTATGAAGGAACTGAACAGGGAATTCAATAGTGGTTTAGATACGGCAATCGCCATCTTTAAAGGAGAGTACCCCAAGCCATTTATGAACCAATTGGTGTCTAGCCAATTAGATATGGACAGATTGGATTATTTGAAAAGGGACAGTTTTTATTCTGGAGTGACCGAAGGAAACATAAATTCTGAAAGACTTATTTCTATGTTGAATGTTGTTGATGGGCATTTGGTAGTGGAGGAAAAGGGAATCTATGCAGTGGAGAAGTTTTTAATGGCCCGTAGATTTATGTATTGGCAAGTTTACCTTCATAAAACAGGGCTGGTTGCAGAACAGTTACTAGTTCGTATCATGCGCCGTTCTCGCGAACTTTTAGAAATGGGAAAAGAATTGGAAGGAAGTCAGGCCTTTCTATTTTTTCTTGGCAAGAATACTGCTATCAACTTTAGTTCTCAAATGTTGGAGAAATTTGCACAATTAGATGACATTGATATTATGAGTGCCATAAAATCATGGCAGTTTCATGATGATTTTGTGCTTTCTAGAATGTGTAAAATGCTTCTCAACAGAACTTTGTTAAATGTAAAGATTAAGAATAAGCCTATTGATTCACAAAAACTTGAGGAAAAACTTAATGACGTAGTTCAGAACCATGGTATTACAAAGGAAGAAGCTGAATATTTTGTGTTTGGGGGAGAGATTACAAATAAAGCTTACAGTGAAAACCATCAAACCATAAATATTCTAAAGAAAAGCGGAAAGGTCACAGATGTTTTGAAGGAATCCGACCAACTTAGCTTGAAAGCACTTTCCAAAACGGTGACAAAATATTATAGCTGCTATCCAAAAGAACCTGTTTAA
- a CDS encoding bifunctional UDP-3-O-[3-hydroxymyristoyl] N-acetylglucosamine deacetylase/3-hydroxyacyl-ACP dehydratase, with product MNKQCTIKNKVTLEGVGLHTGENVTMTFVPAKVNHGFAFKRVDLEGEPIIEADANYVVNTQRGTNLEKNGVKIQTSEHVLAALVGLGIDNVVIELNAPEPPIMDGSSKFFVKALEEAGIVEQEQDREEYVVKDVISYKDEATGSEITVIPSNQYQITTMVDFGTKVLGTQNANLEKIADFKEEIADARTFSFLHELEMLLEHGLIKGGDLNNAIVYVDKEISESTMKKLEKAFDKKKLSVKPNGILDNLTLHYPNEAARHKLLDVVGDLALAGTRIRGKVIANKPGHYVNTQFAKKLKKIIKQERRNYVPEVDLHATPVKDITQIMQMLPHRPPFLLVDKILELSEEHVIGMKNVTMNEPFFVGHFPGAPVMPGVLQLEAMAQTGGILVLSTVPDPENYLTYLLKIDNVKYKQQVVPGDTLIFKLDLMTPIRRGICQMQARAYANGKLVSEAEIMAQIIKVK from the coding sequence GTGAATAAACAATGCACAATAAAAAATAAAGTAACACTAGAGGGAGTAGGGTTACATACAGGGGAGAATGTCACCATGACTTTTGTTCCAGCAAAAGTAAATCATGGATTTGCCTTTAAAAGAGTTGATCTTGAAGGAGAACCCATTATTGAAGCTGATGCAAATTACGTTGTTAATACACAACGTGGCACCAACCTGGAAAAGAATGGGGTTAAAATTCAAACTTCAGAACATGTTCTGGCTGCTTTGGTAGGTCTTGGCATTGATAACGTTGTTATTGAATTGAATGCACCGGAACCACCAATTATGGATGGTTCTTCAAAGTTTTTTGTTAAAGCTCTGGAAGAAGCTGGAATTGTGGAGCAAGAACAAGACCGCGAAGAATACGTTGTAAAAGATGTTATTTCTTATAAAGATGAGGCCACGGGCAGTGAGATTACCGTAATCCCTTCAAATCAGTATCAAATCACTACAATGGTTGATTTTGGCACTAAGGTTTTGGGTACTCAAAATGCTAATTTGGAAAAAATTGCAGACTTTAAAGAGGAAATTGCAGATGCTCGTACTTTTAGTTTCCTACATGAGTTGGAAATGCTATTGGAACATGGCTTGATTAAAGGCGGTGATCTTAATAACGCTATTGTTTATGTGGACAAGGAAATATCTGAATCCACTATGAAAAAATTGGAAAAGGCTTTTGATAAAAAGAAATTGTCTGTAAAACCAAATGGGATACTGGATAATTTGACACTACATTACCCCAATGAAGCTGCACGTCATAAATTGTTGGATGTGGTTGGAGATTTAGCACTTGCTGGAACCAGGATTAGAGGAAAGGTTATCGCTAATAAACCAGGACATTATGTAAATACCCAATTTGCAAAAAAGCTTAAAAAAATTATTAAGCAAGAAAGAAGAAACTATGTTCCGGAAGTAGATTTGCATGCTACACCGGTCAAGGATATTACTCAGATAATGCAAATGTTACCTCATAGGCCACCTTTCTTGTTGGTCGATAAGATTCTGGAGTTATCAGAAGAGCATGTAATAGGCATGAAGAATGTCACCATGAATGAACCCTTTTTTGTTGGGCATTTTCCTGGAGCACCCGTAATGCCTGGAGTATTACAATTAGAGGCAATGGCGCAAACAGGAGGCATATTGGTGTTGAGCACTGTGCCAGACCCTGAAAATTATCTGACCTATCTTTTGAAGATAGATAATGTAAAATACAAACAACAGGTTGTACCTGGAGATACGCTTATTTTTAAACTGGATTTAATGACTCCTATAAGAAGAGGTATTTGTCAAATGCAAGCTAGAGCATATGCTAATGGCAAGTTGGTTTCAGAAGCAGAAATAATGGCTCAAATTATAAAAGTAAAATAA
- the tsaE gene encoding tRNA (adenosine(37)-N6)-threonylcarbamoyltransferase complex ATPase subunit type 1 TsaE yields the protein MKITFQLDELHKVAKSFLKNTKGKVVCFHGEMGAGKTTLIKALVQELGGIDLANSPTFGLVNEYQNKNNELLAFHFDFYRIENEVEALDLGFEDYLNSTAWLFIEWPEKIAPLLPEDAVSVYLQFIDENTRSIEFSLD from the coding sequence TTGAAAATTACGTTTCAGCTAGACGAGTTACATAAGGTCGCTAAAAGTTTTTTAAAAAACACAAAAGGAAAGGTTGTTTGTTTTCATGGAGAAATGGGTGCGGGCAAAACCACCTTGATAAAAGCTTTAGTACAAGAACTTGGAGGAATTGACTTAGCGAACAGCCCTACTTTTGGTTTGGTTAATGAATATCAAAATAAAAATAACGAGCTTCTGGCCTTTCATTTTGATTTTTATAGAATAGAAAATGAAGTGGAAGCTTTGGATCTTGGCTTTGAAGATTATCTCAATTCCACTGCCTGGTTATTTATAGAATGGCCAGAAAAAATTGCACCATTACTCCCTGAAGATGCTGTATCTGTTTACTTACAGTTTATCGATGAAAACACTCGCTCAATCGAGTTTAGTCTAGATTGA
- the lpxD gene encoding UDP-3-O-(3-hydroxymyristoyl)glucosamine N-acyltransferase, giving the protein MKFTATQIAGILEGEVEGNPQIAVHKLSKIEEGEKGSLTFLANPKYTSFIYSTKASITIVNKDFVPEQDLSTTLIKVEDAYKSFSKLLEYYNQVKNNKVGIETPAFVSESVVYGDGFYLGAFSYLGDNVEIGKNVKIYPNVYIGDNVTIGDNVMVFAGSKIYSESIVGDNCVIHSGAIIGADGFGFTPNEKGEYSKVPQTGNVVLEDNVDVGAGTTIDRATLGSTVLRKGVKLDNQIQIAHNVEIGEHTAIAAQTGIAGSTKIGKHCLIGGQVGIVGHITIGDRVRIQAQSGIGRNVKDDEVLQGSPALNYGDYNKSYVHFKNLPKLVNSITNLEKKAEGE; this is encoded by the coding sequence ATGAAATTTACCGCCACCCAAATTGCCGGAATTTTAGAGGGAGAAGTTGAGGGAAATCCTCAGATTGCTGTACACAAACTATCTAAAATAGAAGAAGGAGAAAAAGGTTCTCTTACGTTTTTGGCAAACCCAAAATACACTTCTTTTATTTATTCCACTAAAGCTTCTATAACTATCGTAAACAAGGATTTTGTTCCTGAACAAGATTTGTCGACTACCTTAATAAAGGTAGAAGATGCGTATAAGTCCTTTTCCAAATTGTTGGAATATTACAATCAGGTGAAGAATAATAAGGTAGGTATTGAAACACCAGCTTTTGTTTCAGAAAGTGTTGTGTATGGTGATGGGTTTTACCTTGGAGCCTTTTCTTATTTAGGAGATAACGTGGAGATAGGAAAGAATGTGAAGATTTACCCGAATGTATATATTGGTGACAACGTTACCATAGGGGATAACGTGATGGTCTTTGCCGGCTCAAAAATATATTCAGAATCTATTGTAGGTGATAATTGTGTGATTCATAGTGGAGCAATTATCGGAGCAGATGGCTTCGGATTTACTCCAAACGAAAAAGGAGAATATAGCAAAGTCCCCCAGACGGGAAACGTTGTTTTAGAAGATAACGTTGACGTTGGAGCTGGTACAACTATAGATAGGGCCACATTGGGTTCAACTGTACTTAGAAAAGGTGTAAAGTTGGATAATCAAATCCAAATTGCACATAATGTTGAAATTGGAGAACATACAGCTATTGCCGCCCAAACGGGGATTGCGGGTTCTACCAAAATTGGCAAACATTGCCTTATTGGCGGGCAAGTGGGTATCGTGGGGCATATTACCATAGGTGATAGAGTGAGAATACAGGCCCAATCAGGAATTGGCAGAAATGTGAAGGACGATGAAGTGCTTCAAGGGTCGCCAGCATTAAACTATGGCGATTACAATAAATCATACGTACATTTTAAAAATTTACCAAAGCTGGTAAATTCAATCACCAACCTTGAAAAAAAAGCTGAAGGTGAATAA
- a CDS encoding PglZ domain-containing protein translates to MNKITILWVDDEIDLLKPHILFLENKNYKVVTSQSGQDALEEIKNTFFDIVFLDENMPGLSGLETLTEIKKHDASIPVVMITKSEEEYIMDEAIGSKIADYLIKPVNPNQILLSLKKSLDNSRLVSEKTTSNYQQEFRKIAMDLSMVNSHEEWAELYKKLIYWELQLEEIEDSGMFEILESQKVEANSQFSKFVDKNYGDWFKDGDGPVMSHTLFRKKIQPELDGNKTLLVVIDNLRYDQWVAFEETLAVHYKKKQEGSYYSILPTATQYARNAIFSGLMPLDMEKQHPNWWKNDTDEGGKNLYEAEFLGAQLKRLGLNLKWEYHKISSLRQGKQLVQNFKSQKDNDLTVLVYNFVDMLSHSKTEMEVIKELASNDKAYRSLTLSWFKNSPLLEIIQQAQNMGMKLVLTTDHGTINVKQPSKVIGDRETSLNLRYKTGRSLTYEDKDVLATKNPQSIHLPNINLSSCYIFAKNDLFFAYPNNYNHYVGYYRNTYQHGGVSLEEIIVPFVVLDPK, encoded by the coding sequence ATGAACAAGATCACCATTCTATGGGTCGATGACGAGATCGATCTGTTAAAACCTCATATCCTTTTTCTTGAAAACAAAAACTATAAAGTAGTTACCAGTCAAAGTGGTCAAGATGCATTGGAAGAAATAAAAAACACCTTTTTTGATATTGTATTTTTAGATGAAAATATGCCTGGGCTTTCTGGTTTGGAAACCTTGACAGAAATTAAAAAACATGATGCTTCCATACCCGTGGTAATGATTACTAAAAGTGAGGAAGAATATATTATGGATGAGGCGATAGGCTCTAAAATTGCTGACTACCTTATTAAGCCCGTAAATCCAAATCAAATATTACTATCCTTAAAAAAGAGTTTGGATAATTCTCGTTTGGTTTCAGAAAAGACTACTTCAAACTATCAACAGGAGTTTCGAAAAATAGCTATGGACCTGTCCATGGTCAACAGCCATGAAGAATGGGCAGAACTTTATAAAAAACTTATTTACTGGGAACTTCAGTTAGAAGAAATTGAGGATTCTGGAATGTTTGAAATTTTGGAATCTCAAAAGGTTGAAGCCAATTCTCAGTTCAGCAAATTTGTGGACAAGAACTATGGTGATTGGTTTAAGGACGGCGATGGTCCGGTTATGTCCCATACCCTTTTCAGAAAAAAGATTCAACCAGAACTGGATGGGAACAAGACGTTATTAGTTGTAATTGATAATTTACGATATGATCAATGGGTGGCTTTTGAAGAAACACTAGCAGTTCATTATAAGAAAAAACAAGAAGGTTCCTATTATAGCATTCTTCCAACGGCAACGCAATATGCCAGAAATGCAATTTTCTCTGGCCTGATGCCTTTGGATATGGAAAAACAACATCCAAACTGGTGGAAAAACGATACGGATGAGGGTGGCAAAAATTTGTATGAAGCAGAATTTTTAGGAGCCCAACTAAAACGATTGGGGTTAAACCTAAAATGGGAATATCATAAAATCAGTAGCCTTCGTCAAGGTAAGCAGTTGGTACAAAACTTTAAATCTCAGAAGGATAATGACCTAACTGTATTAGTATATAATTTTGTGGACATGCTTTCCCACTCCAAAACAGAGATGGAAGTCATTAAAGAATTAGCTTCTAATGACAAAGCATATCGCTCTCTAACTTTAAGTTGGTTTAAGAATTCACCGTTGTTAGAAATAATTCAACAAGCACAGAATATGGGAATGAAATTGGTCTTAACCACGGACCATGGAACCATTAATGTAAAACAACCCTCCAAGGTAATCGGCGATAGAGAAACCAGCCTTAATCTAAGGTATAAAACGGGAAGAAGCCTTACGTATGAGGACAAAGATGTACTCGCCACCAAAAACCCGCAGAGCATCCATTTACCAAATATCAATTTAAGCAGCTGCTATATTTTTGCCAAAAATGATTTGTTTTTCGCGTATCCAAACAACTACAACCATTATGTGGGTTATTACAGAAACACATATCAACATGGTGGTGTATCATTAGAGGAAATCATTGTTCCTTTTGTAGTTTTGGACCCAAAATAG
- the lpxA gene encoding acyl-ACP--UDP-N-acetylglucosamine O-acyltransferase — protein sequence MNQPLAYVHPGAKIAKNVVIEPFTTIHNNVTIGEGTWIGSNVTIMEGARIGKNCNIFPGAVISATPQDLKYQGEETTVHIGNNTTIRECATINKGTSDRMKTVIGNNCLIMAYCHVAHDCFVGDGSIFSNNSTLAGHVTIGKNVVLAGMVAVHQFVSIGNHAFVTGGSLVRKDVPPFVKAAREPLSYVGINSIGLRRRGFEAHKIREVQNIYRILYQRNYNNSQAASIIEAEMEATPERDEILQFIRDSQRGIMKGYFSSN from the coding sequence ATGAATCAACCCCTCGCTTACGTACATCCTGGTGCTAAGATTGCCAAGAATGTTGTCATAGAACCTTTTACTACGATTCATAATAATGTGACCATTGGTGAAGGGACATGGATTGGCTCCAATGTCACCATAATGGAAGGTGCTCGTATTGGAAAAAATTGCAATATTTTTCCTGGAGCAGTTATTTCTGCAACACCTCAAGATTTAAAATACCAAGGAGAAGAAACTACTGTACATATTGGCAACAATACCACTATTCGTGAATGTGCTACCATAAACAAAGGTACTTCTGACCGTATGAAAACGGTAATAGGAAACAATTGTTTAATAATGGCCTATTGTCATGTTGCCCATGATTGCTTTGTAGGTGATGGTTCTATTTTTAGCAACAATTCCACATTGGCGGGACATGTGACCATAGGGAAGAATGTGGTTTTAGCGGGCATGGTCGCAGTACATCAATTCGTTTCAATTGGCAATCATGCATTTGTTACCGGAGGTTCGTTGGTAAGAAAAGATGTGCCCCCATTTGTAAAAGCAGCAAGAGAACCTCTTTCTTATGTTGGTATCAATTCAATAGGGTTGCGCAGAAGAGGATTTGAGGCGCATAAAATTAGAGAGGTTCAAAATATTTACCGAATACTTTATCAAAGAAATTATAACAATTCCCAAGCTGCCTCTATAATAGAAGCAGAAATGGAAGCAACTCCTGAACGTGATGAAATCCTTCAATTTATAAGAGATTCACAAAGAGGAATTATGAAAGGATATTTCAGTTCAAATTAA
- the efp gene encoding elongation factor P — MASTSDIRKGLCIKYNHDIFKIVEFLHVKPGKGPAFVRTKLKSVTTGKVIDNTFSAGHKIDDVRVETRSYQYLYAEGDTFHFMNTDDYNQITLEKSSLDAPDLLKEGQVVTILFNTEDSMPLSVDMPASVILEVTHTEPGVKGNTATNATKPATVETGARINVPLFINEGDKIKVDTEKGAYMERVKE, encoded by the coding sequence ATGGCAAGTACTTCAGATATAAGAAAAGGGTTGTGTATTAAATACAACCATGATATTTTTAAAATTGTTGAATTTCTCCACGTAAAACCAGGTAAAGGACCTGCTTTTGTCAGAACTAAGCTTAAAAGTGTGACTACCGGAAAGGTAATAGACAACACCTTTTCAGCTGGTCATAAAATTGATGATGTAAGAGTTGAAACTCGCTCTTATCAATATCTGTATGCAGAAGGGGACACTTTTCATTTTATGAATACCGATGACTATAACCAAATTACGTTAGAGAAAAGTTCATTGGACGCCCCTGACTTATTAAAAGAAGGTCAAGTAGTCACCATTTTGTTTAACACAGAAGATAGCATGCCACTTTCTGTTGATATGCCAGCTAGTGTTATATTGGAAGTGACACATACCGAACCTGGTGTTAAGGGAAATACAGCCACTAATGCAACTAAACCTGCCACTGTGGAAACCGGCGCAAGAATCAACGTACCTCTTTTTATTAACGAAGGAGACAAGATAAAAGTTGATACAGAAAAAGGCGCTTACATGGAAAGGGTAAAAGAATAG
- the sucD gene encoding succinate--CoA ligase subunit alpha yields the protein MSVLVNKDSKIIVQGFTGSEGTFHAGQMIEYGTNVVGGVTPGKGGQEHLERPVFNTVEDAVREVGADTTIIFVPPAFAADAIMEAASAGIKVIITITEGIPVADMVKANDYIKNMDCTLVGPNCPGVITPGEAKVGIMPGFVFKKGHVGIVSKSGTLTYEAADQVVRQGLGITTAIGIGGDPIIGTTTKEAVELLINDPETECVVMIGEIGGQLEADAAKWYKESGSKKPIVGFIAGETAPAGRTMGHAGAIVGGSDDTAQAKKRIMSECGIHVVDSPAEIGVKVKEVIG from the coding sequence ATGAGTGTTCTAGTAAATAAAGATTCAAAAATAATTGTTCAAGGTTTCACAGGTAGCGAAGGAACTTTCCATGCAGGTCAGATGATTGAGTATGGAACCAATGTTGTAGGTGGTGTTACTCCAGGAAAAGGCGGACAAGAGCACTTGGAAAGACCTGTTTTTAATACCGTTGAAGATGCTGTTAGAGAAGTAGGAGCTGATACAACTATTATTTTTGTGCCACCAGCTTTTGCAGCAGACGCTATAATGGAAGCTGCCAGTGCTGGAATTAAGGTGATTATTACAATCACAGAAGGAATTCCAGTTGCCGACATGGTGAAGGCAAATGACTATATCAAGAATATGGACTGTACGCTGGTTGGTCCTAACTGTCCAGGTGTTATTACTCCGGGTGAAGCAAAAGTAGGTATCATGCCTGGTTTTGTTTTCAAAAAAGGACACGTTGGTATTGTTTCTAAATCAGGAACGTTGACATATGAAGCTGCAGATCAAGTAGTACGACAGGGATTAGGAATTACTACCGCTATTGGAATTGGTGGAGATCCAATTATTGGGACAACAACAAAAGAAGCCGTAGAACTTTTAATAAATGACCCAGAGACAGAATGTGTGGTTATGATTGGTGAGATTGGAGGTCAATTGGAAGCAGATGCAGCCAAATGGTATAAAGAAAGTGGAAGTAAAAAACCTATTGTTGGTTTTATTGCAGGTGAGACTGCTCCTGCAGGTAGAACAATGGGGCATGCAGGCGCTATTGTTGGGGGGAGCGATGATACCGCTCAGGCTAAAAAACGAATCATGAGTGAATGCGGTATCCATGTAGTAGATTCACCAGCAGAGATAGGCGTTAAAGTAAAAGAAGTGATTGGATAA
- the fabG gene encoding 3-oxoacyl-[acyl-carrier-protein] reductase yields MKLLEGKNVIITGASRGIGKGIAQVFGQHGANVAFTYSSSEAPALELEKELSDMGVKAKAYKSNAASFSESEELVAKVLEDFDGIDVLINNAGITKDNLLMRMGEDDFDKVIEINLKSVFNMTKAVQRTMLKQRKGSIINMSSVVGVKGNAGQANYAASKAGMIGFTKSVALEIGSRNIRCNAIAPGFIETEMTDKLDEKTVQGWRDAIPLKRGGSPEDVANACLFLASDLSGYVTGQVLNVDGGMLT; encoded by the coding sequence ATGAAACTTTTGGAGGGCAAAAATGTAATCATTACTGGAGCAAGTAGAGGAATAGGAAAAGGAATAGCACAAGTATTTGGACAACATGGAGCTAATGTGGCTTTTACCTACAGTTCTAGCGAAGCACCGGCTTTAGAGCTGGAAAAAGAACTTTCTGATATGGGAGTTAAAGCCAAAGCATACAAAAGTAATGCAGCAAGTTTTTCGGAATCAGAAGAATTGGTGGCAAAAGTACTGGAGGATTTTGATGGTATTGATGTACTTATAAATAATGCGGGAATCACTAAGGATAACCTGTTGATGAGAATGGGGGAGGACGATTTTGACAAGGTTATAGAAATCAATTTAAAATCTGTTTTCAACATGACCAAAGCCGTTCAGCGTACTATGCTGAAACAGCGTAAAGGGTCAATAATAAATATGAGCAGTGTAGTAGGTGTGAAAGGAAATGCAGGACAGGCCAACTATGCAGCATCTAAGGCAGGAATGATTGGGTTTACCAAATCAGTAGCATTGGAAATTGGATCAAGAAACATTCGTTGCAATGCCATTGCGCCAGGTTTTATTGAAACTGAAATGACTGATAAATTAGACGAAAAGACTGTTCAAGGATGGAGAGATGCCATTCCATTAAAGAGAGGTGGAAGTCCAGAAGATGTTGCCAACGCTTGTTTGTTCCTTGCTTCAGATTTATCTGGTTACGTTACAGGACAGGTTCTTAATGTTG